From the genome of Mycobacterium dioxanotrophicus, one region includes:
- a CDS encoding serine hydrolase domain-containing protein, which produces MAGYNVYFDGAKVNDALVPGPTYTLDGLASVTDCSGRIRATYVNDAGIESDLSSPLPPGTLVTLDYPRGSELSPADQAAVDAIVAASMAESKPPGVVLAITGPRGNYFQAYGNTKASGGRPVTIDDHFRIASTTKSFTSTLVMRSIAAGRLSLDGTLEQYLPGIGIANSSSITIRHMLTMRSGIADYNASPAVLLYLMLTPTGSWNEQTTVNYIRSGKPLFTPGSAYQYNNGNFVLLGLILKAVTGSYIRDLLMDELITPLGLIETTWDVNASGKGSPVVKPPAGGTAQWNPDFLGAAGALTSTVGDLIKWAQAMRDHTRLDAATWAHWTDPDSPTSDFLGYPAPFPAGTPVQFGYGLGLESTGTWFGHNGSWLGYDGQTGFDSVSGACMVILENMQTTTGNGPVPLAAYTTIFRRVAEYLYPGSMTTQPNYKQPTP; this is translated from the coding sequence ATGGCCGGGTACAACGTCTATTTCGACGGCGCGAAGGTAAACGACGCGCTGGTGCCGGGCCCGACGTACACCCTCGATGGCCTGGCGTCCGTCACCGACTGCTCGGGCCGGATCAGGGCGACCTACGTCAACGACGCGGGGATCGAGTCGGACCTGTCGTCGCCCTTGCCGCCGGGCACGCTGGTGACGCTGGACTATCCTCGCGGCTCCGAGCTGTCACCCGCGGATCAGGCCGCGGTCGATGCGATCGTGGCGGCGTCGATGGCCGAGTCGAAACCCCCGGGTGTGGTGCTGGCCATCACCGGGCCGCGCGGCAACTACTTCCAGGCGTACGGCAACACCAAAGCGTCGGGCGGGCGTCCGGTCACGATCGACGACCACTTCCGCATCGCCTCGACCACAAAGAGTTTCACGTCCACGCTGGTGATGCGTTCGATCGCGGCCGGACGTTTGTCGCTGGACGGCACACTCGAGCAGTACCTCCCCGGCATCGGCATTGCCAATTCGTCGTCCATCACGATCCGGCACATGCTCACCATGCGGTCGGGCATCGCGGACTACAACGCCAGCCCCGCCGTGCTGCTCTACCTCATGCTCACCCCCACGGGCTCGTGGAATGAGCAGACGACGGTGAACTACATCCGTTCCGGCAAGCCACTTTTCACACCCGGGTCGGCCTATCAGTACAACAACGGCAATTTCGTTCTGCTGGGCCTGATCCTGAAAGCGGTGACGGGCAGCTACATTCGCGATCTGCTGATGGACGAGTTGATCACCCCGCTCGGCCTGATCGAGACGACATGGGACGTGAACGCCAGCGGCAAGGGCTCGCCGGTCGTCAAGCCTCCGGCTGGTGGCACCGCGCAGTGGAATCCCGACTTTCTCGGCGCAGCGGGCGCTCTGACCTCCACGGTTGGCGACCTGATCAAGTGGGCGCAGGCGATGCGCGACCACACCCGCCTCGACGCGGCGACGTGGGCGCACTGGACCGACCCCGACTCACCCACGAGCGACTTCCTTGGCTACCCGGCACCGTTCCCCGCGGGCACTCCGGTCCAGTTCGGATACGGGCTCGGGCTGGAGTCGACGGGAACGTGGTTCGGGCACAACGGATCTTGGCTGGGCTACGACGGTCAGACCGGTTTCGACAGCGTGTCTGGTGCGTGCATGGTGATCCTGGAGAACATGCAGACCACGACCGGCAATGGTCCGGTCCCGCTGGCCGCCTACACCACGATTTTCCGCAGGGTCGCCGAATACCTCTATCCGGGCAGCATGACCACGCAGCCGAACTACAAGCAGCCCACACCGTAG
- a CDS encoding peptidoglycan recognition protein family protein produces MGWTGDPVWLEDVLRPALGDRLKTLPGWQDRGHGDFKDIRGVMVHHTGNSRETAQSIADGRPDLEGPLSNLHIAPDGTVTIVAVGVCWHAGAGSYPWLPTDNANWHMIGIECAWPDIRPDGTFDKAQRWPDAQIIAMRDTCAALALKLGVPATRVIGHKEYAGAAQGKWDPGNLDMPWFRGEVAKDMRGEFDKSTQPGPALPPDYAKEVWDQLRIEWPQLGGQTLVNAIGEIRDKVCGVTDYADWKAGK; encoded by the coding sequence ATGGGATGGACAGGCGACCCCGTCTGGCTCGAAGACGTCCTACGCCCCGCACTCGGCGACCGGCTCAAGACGCTGCCCGGCTGGCAGGACCGCGGCCACGGTGACTTCAAAGACATCCGTGGTGTCATGGTGCACCACACCGGTAACAGCCGCGAGACAGCGCAATCCATCGCCGACGGCCGCCCTGACCTTGAGGGCCCGCTGTCCAACCTGCACATCGCACCCGACGGCACCGTCACCATCGTCGCCGTCGGCGTCTGCTGGCACGCCGGCGCGGGCTCATACCCGTGGCTACCCACCGACAACGCCAACTGGCACATGATCGGCATCGAATGCGCCTGGCCCGACATCCGCCCAGACGGCACGTTCGACAAGGCTCAACGCTGGCCCGACGCGCAGATCATCGCGATGCGCGACACCTGCGCAGCTCTCGCGTTGAAGCTCGGCGTCCCCGCTACTCGGGTCATCGGCCACAAGGAATACGCCGGAGCGGCACAAGGCAAGTGGGACCCCGGGAACCTCGACATGCCATGGTTCCGCGGCGAAGTAGCCAAGGACATGCGCGGCGAGTTCGACAAGTCCACCCAGCCCGGACCGGCCCTGCCGCCCGACTACGCCAAAGAGGTGTGGGACCAGCTGCGTATCGAGTGGCCGCAGCTCGGCGGCCAAACCCTCGTCAACGCCATCGGGGAGATTCGCGACAAGGTCTGCGGCGTCACCGATTACGCCGACTGGAAGGCCGGAAAATGA
- a CDS encoding alpha/beta hydrolase family protein → MNGPDGKWIGLGLGDTSPEVAAFKAFLLKKFQWVRDWPVSIGASETFDVTLTDVVMELQRRYQFPASGVLNYELKVKCGFIKPAPPVKPWLFTVHGTGQPDPLGSGLPADTARAVLDLYQWQPIGNYPATAFPMWPSILQGVAELIAQINGKAGKFALAGYSQGAVVVGQVLKHHIMDPKGSLHHRLGDLTKVVFWGNPMRQPGIQAFDEWIHPIAPPDTGGILEDRLEGLDTAPFQVRDYAHEQDMYASCPFDDMGEDERAIAKIIMWNNVLGGSDSILAQIFELVQRPIPETIAMFKAIVDAGGFFTSTAHGYNIGPAIDFLRS, encoded by the coding sequence ATGAACGGCCCCGACGGCAAGTGGATCGGACTCGGATTAGGGGACACTTCACCCGAAGTCGCAGCCTTCAAAGCGTTCCTGCTGAAGAAGTTCCAATGGGTGCGCGACTGGCCCGTATCCATCGGAGCCTCAGAAACATTCGACGTCACCCTCACTGATGTCGTGATGGAACTGCAGCGTCGATACCAATTTCCGGCATCCGGTGTTCTCAACTACGAACTCAAGGTCAAGTGCGGGTTCATCAAACCTGCCCCACCGGTGAAGCCGTGGCTGTTCACCGTCCACGGCACCGGGCAACCCGACCCGCTCGGGTCCGGCCTCCCCGCTGACACCGCGCGCGCGGTCCTGGATCTGTACCAGTGGCAGCCCATCGGAAACTACCCCGCCACAGCATTCCCCATGTGGCCATCCATCCTGCAAGGCGTCGCCGAGTTGATCGCCCAGATCAACGGCAAGGCAGGCAAGTTCGCACTCGCCGGATACTCGCAAGGCGCTGTCGTGGTGGGGCAGGTGCTCAAGCATCACATCATGGACCCCAAGGGCTCTCTGCATCACCGACTCGGGGACCTGACCAAGGTGGTGTTCTGGGGAAACCCCATGCGGCAACCCGGCATCCAAGCGTTCGACGAATGGATCCACCCCATCGCACCCCCCGACACCGGGGGCATCCTCGAGGACCGTCTCGAAGGGCTCGACACCGCGCCATTCCAGGTGCGGGACTACGCGCACGAACAAGACATGTACGCATCCTGCCCGTTCGATGACATGGGTGAAGACGAACGCGCCATCGCCAAAATCATCATGTGGAACAACGTCCTTGGCGGTTCTGACTCCATCCTCGCGCAGATCTTCGAACTGGTGCAGCGTCCCATCCCGGAGACCATCGCCATGTTCAAAGCGATCGTCGACGCTGGCGGGTTCTTCACTTCCACCGCCCACGGCTACAACATCGGGCCCGCGATCGACTTCCTCCGGAGCTGA
- a CDS encoding DUF7620 family protein, with amino-acid sequence MWPWQRHRAERRKARSDREIAAAQANAAEVQREAAKKLAAQSRTVTARLRFEIDKNGWTELLQNAWGAR; translated from the coding sequence ATGTGGCCCTGGCAGCGGCACCGCGCCGAACGGCGGAAAGCGCGCAGTGACCGGGAGATCGCCGCAGCCCAAGCGAACGCTGCGGAGGTGCAGCGGGAAGCGGCGAAGAAGCTGGCGGCGCAATCCCGCACCGTCACCGCGCGGCTGCGTTTCGAAATCGACAAGAACGGATGGACTGAGTTGCTGCAAAACGCGTGGGGGGCGCGCTGA
- a CDS encoding putative phage holin has translation MRWLYFLGLFGITGTIVSDIWCDIDYEIAANVSLIYIAVLSAVFAVRYAGWSKWWTNRIGKVYLAKSAILALVLTQAVLSVWWQDDYPGRQIIRFIIYSLGAVVYVPMLVTLWREQRRDRQRR, from the coding sequence ATGCGCTGGTTGTACTTCCTTGGACTCTTCGGCATCACTGGAACCATCGTCTCCGACATTTGGTGTGACATCGACTATGAGATCGCCGCCAACGTTTCCCTGATCTACATCGCTGTCCTGTCGGCGGTGTTCGCGGTCCGCTATGCGGGTTGGTCGAAGTGGTGGACCAACCGCATCGGGAAGGTGTACTTGGCGAAGTCAGCGATCCTGGCTTTGGTGTTGACGCAGGCGGTGTTGTCGGTGTGGTGGCAGGACGACTATCCGGGCCGGCAGATCATCCGGTTCATCATCTACAGCTTGGGCGCTGTGGTGTATGTGCCGATGCTGGTGACGTTGTGGCGTGAGCAGCGTCGGGATAGGCAGCGGCGATGA
- a CDS encoding site-specific integrase, translating to MAGRPPLRIGQHGKVKRIEVEPGVWIARCRYRDTDGVTRIVERKSPRRDQHGKLAEDELVASLATRKAPGAGEITPETKLIDLVDQHIERLEEDGRAMRTIDTYKYCALQLRKQIAGVRVRECTPGRIDAAMRSMRNAHGDTLAAQAKTIMKGGLQLAVRAEVLTTNPARDVDPLQRKKPKGAPSLTGDELRELLARIRASEYCQESDLIDPMTLFIGTGGRISEVLGWWWTDFNRADSTLAITGKIVRARGKGLLRIDETKSDAGTRTLPVPLFAVAVLDARRKTPFYGQQKMIFPSTAGTWRDPDNFRKQWRRVREELKAPDVTSHSFRKSVATLIDDEGLSARIAADHLGHSKISMTQDRYMARGRTHTIVANILDKTVGDVSDE from the coding sequence ATGGCGGGCAGGCCACCGCTGCGTATCGGGCAGCACGGCAAGGTGAAACGCATCGAGGTGGAACCCGGTGTGTGGATCGCCCGGTGCCGATACCGCGACACCGACGGGGTTACCCGCATCGTTGAACGCAAGAGTCCGCGGCGCGACCAACACGGCAAGCTCGCGGAAGACGAACTCGTAGCGTCGCTTGCCACCCGCAAGGCTCCCGGCGCCGGGGAGATCACGCCCGAGACGAAACTCATTGATCTGGTGGACCAGCACATCGAACGGCTAGAGGAAGACGGCCGGGCAATGCGCACCATCGACACCTACAAATACTGCGCACTGCAACTGCGCAAGCAGATAGCCGGAGTCCGCGTCCGGGAATGCACACCAGGTCGTATCGATGCCGCCATGCGCTCGATGCGCAATGCTCACGGGGACACCCTTGCGGCTCAAGCCAAGACGATCATGAAGGGCGGCCTGCAGCTCGCCGTCCGCGCCGAAGTGCTCACCACAAACCCGGCACGCGATGTCGACCCCCTGCAGCGGAAGAAGCCCAAGGGTGCGCCGAGCCTGACCGGCGACGAACTGCGCGAACTACTCGCCCGGATCCGCGCGTCAGAGTACTGCCAGGAGTCCGACCTCATTGACCCGATGACGCTATTCATCGGCACCGGTGGCCGCATCTCGGAAGTGTTGGGTTGGTGGTGGACGGACTTCAATCGCGCCGATTCCACTCTCGCGATCACGGGCAAGATCGTCAGGGCTCGCGGCAAGGGCCTACTTCGGATCGATGAGACGAAGTCGGATGCCGGCACGCGAACGCTGCCAGTCCCGTTGTTTGCTGTGGCCGTGCTGGATGCGCGCCGCAAGACGCCGTTCTACGGGCAGCAGAAGATGATCTTCCCGTCGACGGCAGGGACGTGGCGCGACCCCGACAACTTCCGCAAGCAGTGGCGCCGGGTGCGCGAGGAACTCAAGGCGCCTGACGTGACGAGCCACAGTTTCCGCAAGTCTGTAGCAACCCTGATCGATGACGAGGGGTTGTCTGCGCGCATCGCGGCCGATCACCTGGGGCACTCCAAGATCTCGATGACGCAGGACCGCTACATGGCGCGCGGCCGTACGCACACCATCGTGGCGAACATACTGGACAAGACGGTTGGTGACGTTAGCGATGAATAA